In a single window of the Lagenorhynchus albirostris chromosome 19, mLagAlb1.1, whole genome shotgun sequence genome:
- the SSC5D gene encoding soluble scavenger receptor cysteine-rich domain-containing protein SSC5D isoform X2 has product MRVLACLLVALMGIQAVEWLRLADGPHGCAGRLEVWHGGRWGTVCDDGWDLRDAAVACRELGCGGALAAPGGAFFGEGAGPVWLSELACRGGEQQLGLCPHRGWKAHICSHEEDAGVVCAGQRVSDSRDWDDSPSVLDGDPWPGLSGELSPGSEEAPVMPAPRPAGTPQSGSRKKSPRPPKPAKSTRAPLLTAGAPRQERLRLVSGPHGCAGRLEVWHGGRWGTVCDDGWDLRDAAVACRELGCGGALAAPGGARFGPGAGPVWMDDVGCGGGEQALRDCPRSPWGRSNCDHSEDAGLVCTGPAPRLRLADGPHGCAGRLEVWHSGRWGSVCDDAWDLRDAAVACHELGCGAALAAPGGAFFGEGAGPILLDDLRCRGNETALRFCPARPWGQHDCHHREDAGAVCDGMPLGYVPPTAPAVGSNSSRPRETASRPPPPTVSQAARIAGISPPPASPAAPQEPGPEAGSPQLRLVAGPSRCSGRLEVWHGGRWGTVCDDSWDLRDSAVVCRELGCGGPRQPDPAAGRFGWGAGPIWLDDVRCVGTEASLADCPAAPWGKHNCAHNEDVGVTCTGTPGLDSISDPFSWSWIPGLGRDPDAWLPGELATKPSVRRTPSVPEKTTTKAPGKIPKSTKKWVTKNAKRPTTQPAVIPTTKHSRATGTQSPPELTSLATTTPTTEASRRPTSEFTTRLTTEDPHRLTSHTTERRTPRVPRERTSKTLATPTTQGPRELTSEATLEPLAEIPGVGTPESSKDPAPSPTGASGLFRVRLADGPNRCAGRLEVWHAGRWGTVCDDSWDLRDGMVACWELGCGRVRPRVGKTHYGPGTGPIWLDDVGCKGSEASLSDCPARAWGQHNCDHEEDVGLTCTGYADEEDYPPWTWDPTSGEDLAKGTTAAAVPAHALPGGTAGSTGAPSPTTRRLPSTGGEDGYEPSWTWDTPSGEVPAKGTPTAGIPGPSGTAGTIRSPGHPSVAPRVRGDTGSLRKPWPERRLRPTAARTAPPTTSPAPSASPGPPGPVLTSDSAPQLIPTAASTPEVTSDPPATLPPSPDPASWMNSHRTLTTPGLTLSTPDATVFPALTPGLSPTPPPTMPKELTSDPSAPAVVTRLSPTSELTPESDTTPVWDTSPYPNTTPEPSSFPDPSTSPHPTTIPHSTMTSHPTTTSHPTTTLYPTTTPHSKTSHPTTTPYPTMTSHPTATPYPTPTPHSTTTSHPTTTPPPITTAQPITTPYSTTTPQPTTTPQPTTTPYPTTTSHPTTAPYPTMTSHTTATPYPTPTPHSTSTPHPTTAPPPITSAQPITTPYPTTTPHPTTTPQPTTTPPPITSAQPITTPYPATTPHLTTTAYPTMTPHPTSTPMVTAKSLLTSLGTELPFPSSAPTVKPSPHPRLTFTGAPHPSTSQMWSLEPCPATESSPCRPSPAPSVDTLSTENFKPPTSQSPKVTSPPTQTPHSASDPTVTPDLHLSPMAPPLDQPPPDRFTLGPTPGQSPGPLGPCEAPVPPVRVMACDPPALVELVAAVRDVGSQLQRLTQALERDQQERHALGLGLTQLVEAAQGLGQLGEVVKRLAEVAWPPSTPAPTTTTPEEEERPLRGDV; this is encoded by the exons ATGAGGGTCTTGGCCTGCCTCCTCG TGGCTCTGATGGGGATCCAGGCTGTTG AGTGGCTGCGTCTGGCCGATGGCCCCCACGGGTGCGCGGGCCGCCTGGAGGTGTGGCACGGCGGGCGCTGGGGCACCGTGTGCGACGATGGCTGGGACCTGAGGGATGCTGCTGTGGCCTGCCGCGAGCTGGGCTGTGGGGGCGCGCTGGCTGCCCCTGGAGGCGCCTTCTTCGGGGAGGGCGCGGGGCCCGTGTGGCTGAGCGAGCTGGCCTGCCGGGGCGGTGAGCAGCAGCTGGGCCTCTGCCCCCACCGCGGCTGGAAGGCCCACATCTGCTCCCACGAGGAGGACGCAGGCGTCGTCTGTGCAG GTCAGCGTGTGTCGGACTCCAGGGATTGGGACGACTCACCTTCAGTCCTGGATGGGGACCCCTGGCCGGGGCTGTCTGGGGAGCTGAGCCCCGGCTCTGAGGAGGCCCCGGTGATGCCTG CTCCCCGCCCAGCCGGGACCCCCCAGAGCGGCTCCCGGAAGAAGAGCCCCCGGCCGCCCAAGCCTGCCAAGTCCACTAGGGCCCCTTTGCTGACTGCCGGAGCCCCCCGCCAGG AGCGGCTGCGCCTGGTCTCCGGCCCCCACGGGTGCGCCGGCCGCCTGGAGGTGTGGCACGGCGGGCGCTGGGGCACGGTGTGCGATGACGGCTGGGACCTGCGGGACGCCGCCGTGGCCTGCCGCGAGCTGGGCTGCGGGGGTGCGCTGGCCGCCCCCGGCGGGGCCCGGTTCGGCCCGGGCGCAGGGCCCGTGTGGATGGACGACGTGGGGTGCGGAGGCGGGGAGCAGGCCCTGCGGGACTGTCCCCGAAGCCCCTGGGGCCGGAGCAACTGTGACCACAGCGAGGACGCAGGACTGGTCTGCACCG GCCCGGCCCCCAGGCTGCGTCTGGCAGACGGCCCCCACGGGTGCGCGGGCCGCCTGGAGGTGTGGCACAGCGGGCGCTGGGGGTCCGTGTGTGACGATGCTTGGGACCTACGGGACGCCGCTGTGGCCTGCCACGAGCTGGGCTGCGGGGCCGCGCTGGCTGCCCCTGGAGGCGCCTTCTTCGGGGAGGGGGCTGGACCCATCCTCCTGGACGATCTTCGCTGTCGGGGAAACGAGACGGCCTTGCGCTTCTGCCCTGCGCGGCCCTGGGGCCAGCATGACTGTCATCACCGGGAGGATGCTGGGGCCGTGTGTGACG GTATGCCTCTGGGATATGTCCCTCCCACGGCCCCCGCGGTGGGCAGCAACAGCTCCAGGCCCAGGGAGACTGCATCCAGGCCCCCGCCCCCCACGGTGAGCCAGGCTGCGCGGATAGCAGGCATTTCACCTCCGCCCGCCTCCCCTGCGGCCCCTCAGGAGCCTGGGCCGGAAGCTG GGTCCCCCCAGCTGCGCCTGGTGGCCGGGCCCAGCAGGTGCTCAGGCCGGCTGGAGGTGTGGCACGGTGGGCGCTGGGGGACCGTGTGTGACGACAGCTGGGACCTGCGGGACTCGGCTGTGGTCTGCCGGGAGCTGGGCTGCGGTGGACCTCGGCAGCCAGACCCTGCTGCCGGCCGCTTTGGCTGGGGCGCTGGCCCCATCTGGCTGGACGACGTGAGGTGTGTGGGGACCGAGGCTTCCCTCGCTGACTGCCCTGCCGCTCCCTGGGGGAAGCACAACTGTGCTCACAACGAGGACGTTGGAGTTACCTGCACTG GGACCCCCGGCCTGGACTCCATCTCAGACCCCTTCAGTTGGAGCTGGATCCCTGGCCTGGGTAGAGATCCAGACGCCTGGCTCCCAGGGGAGCTGGCCACCAAGCCCTCTGTGAGGCGGACCCCCAGCGTTCCTGAGAAAACCACCACCAAGGCCCCAGGGAAGATACCCAAAAGCACAAAGAAGTGGGTGACCAAAAACGCAAAGAGACCGACCACTCAGCCCGCCGTGATACCAACCACTAAGCACTCCAGGGCCACGGGCACCCAGAGTCCCCCAGAACTGACCTCACTGGCCACCACCACTCCGACCACTGAGGCCTCCCGAAGACCAACCTCTGAGTTTACCACCAGGCTGACCACAGAGGACCCTCACAGGCTGACCTCACACACCACCGAAAGGCGGACTCCCCGGGTCCCCCGGGAACGGACCTCTAAGACCCTGGCAACACCGACCACCCAGGGCCCCCGAGAACTGACCTCTGAGGCCACCTTGGAGCCATTGGCCGAGATCCCAGGAGTAGGTACTCCAGAGTCCTCCAAagacccagccccctcccccactggggCATCAG GCCTGTTCCGGGTTCGTCTGGCTGATGGGCCCAACCGGTGCGCCGGACGGCTGGAGGTGTGGCACGCTGGACGCTGGGGGACAGTGTGTGATGACAGCTGGGACCTGCGGGATGGCATGGTGGCCTGCTGGGAGCTGGGCTGCGGAAGGGTTAGGCCCCGAGTGGGCAAAACCCACTACGGCCCTGGCACCGGGCCCATCTGGCTGGATGACGTGGGCTGCAAGGGAAGTGAGGCCTCGCTGAGCGACTGCCCCGCTAGGGCGTGGGGACAGCACAACTGTGACCACGAGGAGGACGTGGGGCTCACCTGCACTG GCTATGCAGATGAGGAAGACTATCCGCCCTGGACCTGGGACCCCACCTCAGGAGAGGACCTGGCCAAGGGGACCACCGCGGCAGCGGTGCCTGCACACGCCCTCCCCGGGGGCACGGCTGGGAGCACAGGGGCCCCCTCCCCAACGACGAGGCGCCTTCCAAGCACAG GTGGCGAGGATGGTTATGAGCCTTCCTGGACATGGGATACACCTTCAGGAGAGGTCCCAGCCAAGGGGACCCCCACCGCAGGCATACCTGGACCCTCTGGGACCGCCGGCACCATCAGGAGCCCAGGCCATCCCTCTGTAGCTCCAAGGGTCCGTGGGGATACAG GTTCACTGAGGAAACCGTGGCCCGAGCGACGGCTGCGGCCCACAGCGGCCAGGACTGCGCCCCCCACCACTTCCCCAGCTCCCTCCGCCTCGCCGGGGCCCCCGGGCCCTGTCCTGACCTCTGACTCCGCGCCGCAGCTCATCCCCACAGCAGCTTCAACGCCGGAGGTGACCTCTGACCCTCCCGCCACTTTGCCGCCCAGCCCAGACCCGGCCTCCTGGATGAACTCTCACCGCACCTTGACAACCCCTGGCCTTACCTTGTCCACCCCTGATGCCACCGTGTTTCCAGCGCTGACCCCTGGGCTTTCACCCACTCCACCACCCACCATGCCCAAAGAACTGACCTCTGACCCCTCTGCACCGGCGGTGGTGACCCGCCTTTCCCCTACCTCAGAGCTGACACCAGAGTCTGACACAACCCCAGTCTGGGACACATCTCCATACCCCAACACAACTCCAGAACCTTCTAGTTTCCCAGACCCTTCCACAAGTCCTCACCCCACTACCATCCCTCACTCCACCATGACCTCTCACCCTACCACGACCTCTCACCCCACTACCACCCTTTACCCCACCACGACCCCTCACTCCAAGACCTCTCACCCCACCACAACCCCTTATCCCACCATGACCTCTCACCCCACTGCCACCccttaccccacccccacccctcactcTACCACAACCTCTCACCCCACCACGACCCCTCCTCCCATCACCACTGCTCAACCTATCACAACCCCTTACTCAACCACAACCCCTCAACCCACCACGACCCCTCAACCCACCACGACCCCTTATCCCACCACGACCTCTCACCCCACCACAGCCCCTTATCCCACCATGACCTCTCACACCACCGCCACCccttaccccacccccacccctcactcTACCTCAACCCCTCACCCCACCACAGCCCCTCCTCCCATCACCAGTGCTCAACCTATCACAACCCCTTACCCAACCACAACCCCTCACCCCACCACGACCCCGCAACCCACCACAACCCCTCCTCCCATCACCAGTGCTCAACCCATCACAACCCCTTACCCTGCCACGACCCCTCACCTCACCACCACTGCTTACCCCACCATGACTCCTCACCCCACCTCAACCCCTATGGTCACTGCCAAGTCCCTTCTAACTTCCTTGGGAACAGaacttccctttccctcttcagCACCAACAGTCAAGCCCAGCCCACACCCCCGGTTGACCTTCACGGGGGCCCCTCACCCCTCCACGTCCCAGATGTGGAGCCTAGAGCCCTGTCCAGCAACAGAGTCCAGCCCCTGCAGGCCCTCTCCAGCCCCCAGCGTAGACACACTGTCCACTGAGAACTTCAAACCACCCACAAGCCAGAGCCCCAAAGTAACCTCTCCACCTACCCAGACTCCACACTCAGCCTCTGACCCCACTGTGACCCCTGACCTCCACCTGTCCCCTATGGCCCCCCCCTTGGATCAACCTCCCCCTGACCGCTTCACCCTAGGGCCAACTCCTGGTCAGAGCCCAGGCCCCCTTGGCCCATGTGAAGCCCCAGTGCCACCTGTAAGGGTCATGGCTTGTGATCCGCCTGCCCTGGTAGAGCTGGTGGCCGCTGTGAGGGATGTGGGTAGCCAGCTACAGAGGCTGACACAGGCTCTGGAGCGGGACCAGCAGGAGCGCCACGCCCTGGGACTGGGGTTGACCCAGCTGGTGGAGGCTGCCCAGGGTCTGGGGCAGCTGGGTGAGGTTGTAAAGAGACTGGCAGAGGTGGCCTGGCCCCCCAGCACACCTGCACCAACCACTACTAccccagaggaggaagagaggcctcTGCGGGGAGATGTGTGA
- the SSC5D gene encoding soluble scavenger receptor cysteine-rich domain-containing protein SSC5D isoform X3 — MRVLACLLVALMGIQAVEWLRLADGPHGCAGRLEVWHGGRWGTVCDDGWDLRDAAVACRELGCGGALAAPGGAFFGEGAGPVWLSELACRGGEQQLGLCPHRGWKAHICSHEEDAGVVCAGQRVSDSRDWDDSPSVLDGDPWPGLSGELSPGSEEAPVMPAPRPAGTPQSGSRKKSPRPPKPAKSTRAPLLTAGAPRQERLRLVSGPHGCAGRLEVWHGGRWGTVCDDGWDLRDAAVACRELGCGGALAAPGGARFGPGAGPVWMDDVGCGGGEQALRDCPRSPWGRSNCDHSEDAGLVCTGPAPRLRLADGPHGCAGRLEVWHSGRWGSVCDDAWDLRDAAVACHELGCGAALAAPGGAFFGEGAGPILLDDLRCRGNETALRFCPARPWGQHDCHHREDAGAVCDGMPLGYVPPTAPAVGSNSSRPRETASRPPPPTVSQAARIAGISPPPASPAAPQEPGPEAGSPQLRLVAGPSRCSGRLEVWHGGRWGTVCDDSWDLRDSAVVCRELGCGGPRQPDPAAGRFGWGAGPIWLDDVRCVGTEASLADCPAAPWGKHNCAHNEDVGVTCTGTPGLDSISDPFSWSWIPGLGRDPDAWLPGELATKPSVRRTPSVPEKTTTKAPGKIPKSTKKWVTKNAKRPTTQPAVIPTTKHSRATGTQSPPELTSLATTTPTTEASRRPTSEFTTRLTTEDPHRLTSHTTERRTPRVPRERTSKTLATPTTQGPRELTSEATLEPLAEIPGVGTPESSKDPAPSPTGASAGLFRVRLADGPNRCAGRLEVWHAGRWGTVCDDSWDLRDGMVACWELGCGRVRPRVGKTHYGPGTGPIWLDDVGCKGSEASLSDCPARAWGQHNCDHEEDVGLTCTGYADEEDYPPWTWDPTSGEDLAKGTTAAAVPAHALPGGTAGSTGAPSPTTRRLPSTGGEDGYEPSWTWDTPSGEVPAKGTPTAGIPGPSGTAGTIRSPGHPSVAPRVRGDTGSLRKPWPERRLRPTAARTAPPTTSPAPSASPGPPGPVLTSDSAPQLIPTAASTPEVTSDPPATLPPSPDPASWMNSHRTLTTPGLTLSTPDATVFPALTPGLSPTPPPTMPKELTSDPSAPAVVTRLSPTSELTPESDTTPVWDTSPYPNTTPEPSSFPDPSTSPHPTTIPHSTMTSHPTTTSHPTTTLYPTTTPHSKTPYPTTTSHPTTAPYPTMTSHTTATPYPTPTPHSTSTPHPTTAPPPITSAQPITTPYPTTTPHPTTTPQPTTTPPPITSAQPITTPYPATTPHLTTTAYPTMTPHPTSTPMVTAKSLLTSLGTELPFPSSAPTVKPSPHPRLTFTGAPHPSTSQMWSLEPCPATESSPCRPSPAPSVDTLSTENFKPPTSQSPKVTSPPTQTPHSASDPTVTPDLHLSPMAPPLDQPPPDRFTLGPTPGQSPGPLGPCEAPVPPVRVMACDPPALVELVAAVRDVGSQLQRLTQALERDQQERHALGLGLTQLVEAAQGLGQLGEVVKRLAEVAWPPSTPAPTTTTPEEEERPLRGDV; from the exons ATGAGGGTCTTGGCCTGCCTCCTCG TGGCTCTGATGGGGATCCAGGCTGTTG AGTGGCTGCGTCTGGCCGATGGCCCCCACGGGTGCGCGGGCCGCCTGGAGGTGTGGCACGGCGGGCGCTGGGGCACCGTGTGCGACGATGGCTGGGACCTGAGGGATGCTGCTGTGGCCTGCCGCGAGCTGGGCTGTGGGGGCGCGCTGGCTGCCCCTGGAGGCGCCTTCTTCGGGGAGGGCGCGGGGCCCGTGTGGCTGAGCGAGCTGGCCTGCCGGGGCGGTGAGCAGCAGCTGGGCCTCTGCCCCCACCGCGGCTGGAAGGCCCACATCTGCTCCCACGAGGAGGACGCAGGCGTCGTCTGTGCAG GTCAGCGTGTGTCGGACTCCAGGGATTGGGACGACTCACCTTCAGTCCTGGATGGGGACCCCTGGCCGGGGCTGTCTGGGGAGCTGAGCCCCGGCTCTGAGGAGGCCCCGGTGATGCCTG CTCCCCGCCCAGCCGGGACCCCCCAGAGCGGCTCCCGGAAGAAGAGCCCCCGGCCGCCCAAGCCTGCCAAGTCCACTAGGGCCCCTTTGCTGACTGCCGGAGCCCCCCGCCAGG AGCGGCTGCGCCTGGTCTCCGGCCCCCACGGGTGCGCCGGCCGCCTGGAGGTGTGGCACGGCGGGCGCTGGGGCACGGTGTGCGATGACGGCTGGGACCTGCGGGACGCCGCCGTGGCCTGCCGCGAGCTGGGCTGCGGGGGTGCGCTGGCCGCCCCCGGCGGGGCCCGGTTCGGCCCGGGCGCAGGGCCCGTGTGGATGGACGACGTGGGGTGCGGAGGCGGGGAGCAGGCCCTGCGGGACTGTCCCCGAAGCCCCTGGGGCCGGAGCAACTGTGACCACAGCGAGGACGCAGGACTGGTCTGCACCG GCCCGGCCCCCAGGCTGCGTCTGGCAGACGGCCCCCACGGGTGCGCGGGCCGCCTGGAGGTGTGGCACAGCGGGCGCTGGGGGTCCGTGTGTGACGATGCTTGGGACCTACGGGACGCCGCTGTGGCCTGCCACGAGCTGGGCTGCGGGGCCGCGCTGGCTGCCCCTGGAGGCGCCTTCTTCGGGGAGGGGGCTGGACCCATCCTCCTGGACGATCTTCGCTGTCGGGGAAACGAGACGGCCTTGCGCTTCTGCCCTGCGCGGCCCTGGGGCCAGCATGACTGTCATCACCGGGAGGATGCTGGGGCCGTGTGTGACG GTATGCCTCTGGGATATGTCCCTCCCACGGCCCCCGCGGTGGGCAGCAACAGCTCCAGGCCCAGGGAGACTGCATCCAGGCCCCCGCCCCCCACGGTGAGCCAGGCTGCGCGGATAGCAGGCATTTCACCTCCGCCCGCCTCCCCTGCGGCCCCTCAGGAGCCTGGGCCGGAAGCTG GGTCCCCCCAGCTGCGCCTGGTGGCCGGGCCCAGCAGGTGCTCAGGCCGGCTGGAGGTGTGGCACGGTGGGCGCTGGGGGACCGTGTGTGACGACAGCTGGGACCTGCGGGACTCGGCTGTGGTCTGCCGGGAGCTGGGCTGCGGTGGACCTCGGCAGCCAGACCCTGCTGCCGGCCGCTTTGGCTGGGGCGCTGGCCCCATCTGGCTGGACGACGTGAGGTGTGTGGGGACCGAGGCTTCCCTCGCTGACTGCCCTGCCGCTCCCTGGGGGAAGCACAACTGTGCTCACAACGAGGACGTTGGAGTTACCTGCACTG GGACCCCCGGCCTGGACTCCATCTCAGACCCCTTCAGTTGGAGCTGGATCCCTGGCCTGGGTAGAGATCCAGACGCCTGGCTCCCAGGGGAGCTGGCCACCAAGCCCTCTGTGAGGCGGACCCCCAGCGTTCCTGAGAAAACCACCACCAAGGCCCCAGGGAAGATACCCAAAAGCACAAAGAAGTGGGTGACCAAAAACGCAAAGAGACCGACCACTCAGCCCGCCGTGATACCAACCACTAAGCACTCCAGGGCCACGGGCACCCAGAGTCCCCCAGAACTGACCTCACTGGCCACCACCACTCCGACCACTGAGGCCTCCCGAAGACCAACCTCTGAGTTTACCACCAGGCTGACCACAGAGGACCCTCACAGGCTGACCTCACACACCACCGAAAGGCGGACTCCCCGGGTCCCCCGGGAACGGACCTCTAAGACCCTGGCAACACCGACCACCCAGGGCCCCCGAGAACTGACCTCTGAGGCCACCTTGGAGCCATTGGCCGAGATCCCAGGAGTAGGTACTCCAGAGTCCTCCAAagacccagccccctcccccactggggCATCAG CAGGCCTGTTCCGGGTTCGTCTGGCTGATGGGCCCAACCGGTGCGCCGGACGGCTGGAGGTGTGGCACGCTGGACGCTGGGGGACAGTGTGTGATGACAGCTGGGACCTGCGGGATGGCATGGTGGCCTGCTGGGAGCTGGGCTGCGGAAGGGTTAGGCCCCGAGTGGGCAAAACCCACTACGGCCCTGGCACCGGGCCCATCTGGCTGGATGACGTGGGCTGCAAGGGAAGTGAGGCCTCGCTGAGCGACTGCCCCGCTAGGGCGTGGGGACAGCACAACTGTGACCACGAGGAGGACGTGGGGCTCACCTGCACTG GCTATGCAGATGAGGAAGACTATCCGCCCTGGACCTGGGACCCCACCTCAGGAGAGGACCTGGCCAAGGGGACCACCGCGGCAGCGGTGCCTGCACACGCCCTCCCCGGGGGCACGGCTGGGAGCACAGGGGCCCCCTCCCCAACGACGAGGCGCCTTCCAAGCACAG GTGGCGAGGATGGTTATGAGCCTTCCTGGACATGGGATACACCTTCAGGAGAGGTCCCAGCCAAGGGGACCCCCACCGCAGGCATACCTGGACCCTCTGGGACCGCCGGCACCATCAGGAGCCCAGGCCATCCCTCTGTAGCTCCAAGGGTCCGTGGGGATACAG GTTCACTGAGGAAACCGTGGCCCGAGCGACGGCTGCGGCCCACAGCGGCCAGGACTGCGCCCCCCACCACTTCCCCAGCTCCCTCCGCCTCGCCGGGGCCCCCGGGCCCTGTCCTGACCTCTGACTCCGCGCCGCAGCTCATCCCCACAGCAGCTTCAACGCCGGAGGTGACCTCTGACCCTCCCGCCACTTTGCCGCCCAGCCCAGACCCGGCCTCCTGGATGAACTCTCACCGCACCTTGACAACCCCTGGCCTTACCTTGTCCACCCCTGATGCCACCGTGTTTCCAGCGCTGACCCCTGGGCTTTCACCCACTCCACCACCCACCATGCCCAAAGAACTGACCTCTGACCCCTCTGCACCGGCGGTGGTGACCCGCCTTTCCCCTACCTCAGAGCTGACACCAGAGTCTGACACAACCCCAGTCTGGGACACATCTCCATACCCCAACACAACTCCAGAACCTTCTAGTTTCCCAGACCCTTCCACAAGTCCTCACCCCACTACCATCCCTCACTCCACCATGACCTCTCACCCTACCACGACCTCTCACCCCACTACCACCCTTTACCCCACCACGACCCCTCACTCCAAGAC CCCTTATCCCACCACGACCTCTCACCCCACCACAGCCCCTTATCCCACCATGACCTCTCACACCACCGCCACCccttaccccacccccacccctcactcTACCTCAACCCCTCACCCCACCACAGCCCCTCCTCCCATCACCAGTGCTCAACCTATCACAACCCCTTACCCAACCACAACCCCTCACCCCACCACGACCCCGCAACCCACCACAACCCCTCCTCCCATCACCAGTGCTCAACCCATCACAACCCCTTACCCTGCCACGACCCCTCACCTCACCACCACTGCTTACCCCACCATGACTCCTCACCCCACCTCAACCCCTATGGTCACTGCCAAGTCCCTTCTAACTTCCTTGGGAACAGaacttccctttccctcttcagCACCAACAGTCAAGCCCAGCCCACACCCCCGGTTGACCTTCACGGGGGCCCCTCACCCCTCCACGTCCCAGATGTGGAGCCTAGAGCCCTGTCCAGCAACAGAGTCCAGCCCCTGCAGGCCCTCTCCAGCCCCCAGCGTAGACACACTGTCCACTGAGAACTTCAAACCACCCACAAGCCAGAGCCCCAAAGTAACCTCTCCACCTACCCAGACTCCACACTCAGCCTCTGACCCCACTGTGACCCCTGACCTCCACCTGTCCCCTATGGCCCCCCCCTTGGATCAACCTCCCCCTGACCGCTTCACCCTAGGGCCAACTCCTGGTCAGAGCCCAGGCCCCCTTGGCCCATGTGAAGCCCCAGTGCCACCTGTAAGGGTCATGGCTTGTGATCCGCCTGCCCTGGTAGAGCTGGTGGCCGCTGTGAGGGATGTGGGTAGCCAGCTACAGAGGCTGACACAGGCTCTGGAGCGGGACCAGCAGGAGCGCCACGCCCTGGGACTGGGGTTGACCCAGCTGGTGGAGGCTGCCCAGGGTCTGGGGCAGCTGGGTGAGGTTGTAAAGAGACTGGCAGAGGTGGCCTGGCCCCCCAGCACACCTGCACCAACCACTACTAccccagaggaggaagagaggcctcTGCGGGGAGATGTGTGA